From Vitis vinifera cultivar Pinot Noir 40024 chromosome 14, ASM3070453v1, a single genomic window includes:
- the LOC100261814 gene encoding retinoblastoma-related protein-like isoform X3 has product MNICGYKRKFEAIVSPADTTSQLSPCTPAQWLQTVICSLPAKPSAELERFMSSCDGNVTDKVICRASIILAAIFPRGCNGNRCMSSGLHNSSLMNSGWIEQRQEEALKLYYKVLESICESEAQKLQGRNLTQLLTNERFHRCMLACSAELVSAAHMGVRMLFPRVLERIGITAFDLSRVTESFIKHEGSLPRELKRYLNSMEEQMLESMVWGKGSSLYNSLIVARPSLAEEIRRLGLLAKPMPSLDAIAADNLLSYGGLPHPPGQNGNARSSEKVSSELHNSSALPMKEHSPALNDQKPRKPPPSPPLLSAFASPTQPNPGGRGSTCLDTGIKLLFEKVAKLAAVRINHLTLRLKPLQPIREIVYGLFHRILNQKTALCFNRHVDQIILCCFYIIVKDSKLELTFKEIKDSYVKQPQHGPQVVSHVFVNRSPAHGNGKNREDHIDIVAFYNEIFLWAVKPLLVEVRPAKVSDQAPDEAANNADDECPGSPRISPFPSIPDLSPKKVSPSHNVYLSSLQPSKKEALISRGAKSYYACFGESTRAYQSPSKDLTTINNCLRSRPKLRRRLDVEFVSHSEVARALFHHQSA; this is encoded by the exons ATGAATATCTGTGGCTACAAG AGAAAATTTGAGGCTATAGTCTCCCCAGCAGACACTACAAGCCAGCTTTCTCCATGCACTCCTGCACAGTGGCTCCAAACTGTCATTTGTTCACTTCCTGCAAAACCATCTGCAGAATTGGAGAGGTTCATGTCATCATGTGATGGGAATGTAACTGATAAGGTGATATGCAGGGCCAGCATAATATTGGCGGCCATATTTCCCAGGGGTTGTAATGGAAACCGATGTATGAGTTCTGGTTTGCATAATAGCAGCTTGATGAATAGTGGGTGGATAGAGCAGAGACAAGAGGAAGCTCTGAAATTATACTATAAGGTTTTGGAATCCATTTGTGAATCTGAAGCTCAAAAGCTGCAGGGAAGGAACTTGACCCAGCTGTTAACTAATGAGAGGTTCCACAGATGCATGCTAGCATGTTCAGCTGAACTGGTTTCAGCAGCTCATATGGGAGTTAGGATGCTGTTTCCTAGAGTATTGGAGAGAATTGGTATAACTGCATTTGATCTGAGCAGAGTGACTGAAAGTTTCATTAAACATGAAGGGTCACTTCCAAGAGAATTGAAGAGGTACCTGAATTCTATGGAAGAGCAAATGTTGGAGAGCATGGTATGGGGAAAAGGTTCCTCCTTATACAATTCTCTGATTGTTGCAAGACCATCCCTTGCTGAAGAAATACGTCGGCTCGGCCTACTCGCAAAGCCTATGCCATCACTGGATGCAATTGCTGCAGATAATCTTCTTTCATATGGAGGCTTGCCTCACCCACCTG GCCAGAATGGAAATGCTAGGTCTTCAGAGAAAGTATCCAGTGAACTACACAACTCCTCTGCATTACCAATGAAGGAACATTCACCTGCTCTTAATGATCAAAAGCCAAGGAAGCCACCACCATCACCCCCTCTGCTGTCTGCATTTGCCAG TCCAACACAGCCAAATCCAGGAGGCAGGGGCTCTACTTGCTTGGACACAGGGATTAAGCTGCTCTTTGAGAAG GTGGCAAAGTTAGCAGCAGTACGAATCAATCATCTGACTCTGAGGCTAAAACCGTTGCAGCCGATCAGAGAGATTGTCTATGGCTTATTTCATCGGATCCTAAATCAAAAAACTGCCCTTTGTTTCAACCGGCATGTTGACCAGATCATCCTCTGCTGTTTCTACATCATTGTAAAG GACTCTAAACTAGAACTGACCTTTAAGGAGATCAAAGACAGCTATGTGAAGCAACCACAACATGGACCTCAAGTGGTCAGCCATGTGTTTGTTAACAGGTCACCAGCACATGGGAATGGG AAAAACAGGGAGGATCACATTGATATTGTCGCATTTTACAATGAAATCTTCCTCTGGGCTGTAAAGCCTTTACTGGTTGAGGTTAGACCTGCCAAAGTGTCTGACCAAGCTCCTGATGAGGCTGCAAATAATGCTGATG ATGAGTGTCCCGGTTCACCTCGGATTTCTCCGTTTCCAAGCATTCCTGATTTATCTCCGAAGAAAGTCTCTCCCTCGCACAATGTCTACCTATCCTCACTGCAACCATCAAAG AAGGAAGCATTGATCTCAAGGGGTGCTAAAAGCTATTATGCCTGTTTTGGGGAGAGCACTCGTGCTTACCAGAGCCCCTCCAAAGATCTCACTACAATTAACAACTGTTTGCGCAG CAGGCCAAAACTGAGACGCCGTCTGGATGTAGAGTTTGTTAGTCACTCTGAAGTGGCCAGGGCCCTCTTCCATCATCAATCAGCATGA
- the LOC104881639 gene encoding non-specific lipid transfer protein GPI-anchored 30 — protein sequence MELKFWACCGIAVIVLVTLVPEGWAQDSSCLNELAPCLNYLNGTRDPPDSCCDPLKSVIKSKPECLCSMISTKGTSQARQAGINVTEAQQLPGRCGQHVNPLSCLSSPPNSKDSVPNSGSIFWSPSLIMKVVAAFSMSIHILWGSKNILT from the exons atggagtTGAAGTTTTGGGCATGCTGTGGGATTGCTGTTATAGTCTTGGTCACTTTGGTGCCGGAGGGATGGGCTCAGGATTCATCTTGCCTGAACGAGCTCGCACCTTGCCTGAACTACCTTAATGGCACCCGAGACCCTCCTGATAGTTGTTGCGACCCTCTGAAGTCGGTGATCAAGTCGAAACCAGAATGCTTGTGTAGTATGATCAGCACCAAAGGCACCAGCCAGGCTAGGCAGGCCGGCATCAATGTGACCGAGGCCCAGCAATTGCCTGGAAGATGTGGACAACATGTTAACCCTCTCTCCTGTCTTTCAA GTCCACCCAACTCCAAGGACTCGGTTCCAAATTCTGGTAGCATCTTTTGGTCTCCATCCCTGATCATGAAAGTGGTTGCAGCCTTCTCCATGAGCATTCATATCCTGTGGGGATCAAAGAATATTTTAACTTGA
- the LOC100261814 gene encoding retinoblastoma-related protein isoform X4 has translation MNICGYKRKFEAIVSPADTTSQLSPCTPAQWLQTVICSLPAKPSAELERFMSSCDGNVTDKVICRASIILAAIFPRGCNGNRCMSSGLHNSSLMNSGWIEQRQEEALKLYYKVLESICESEAQKLQGRNLTQLLTNERFHRCMLACSAELVSAAHMGVRMLFPRVLERIGITAFDLSRVTESFIKHEGSLPRELKRYLNSMEEQMLESMVWGKGSSLYNSLIVARPSLAEEIRRLGLLAKPMPSLDAIAADNLLSYGGLPHPPGQNGNARSSEKVSSELHNSSALPMKEHSPALNDQKPRKPPPSPPLLSAFASPTQPNPGGRGSTCLDTGIKLLFEKVAKLAAVRINHLTLRLKPLQPIREIVYGLFHRILNQKTALCFNRHVDQIILCCFYIIVKDSKLELTFKEIKDSYVKQPQHGPQVVSHVFVNRSPAHGNGKNREDHIDIVAFYNEIFLWAVKPLLVEVRPAKVSDQAPDEAANNADDECPGSPRISPFPSIPDLSPKKVSPSHNVYLSSLQPSKKEALISRGAKSYYACFGESTRAYQSPSKDLTTINNCLRRPKLRRRLDVEFVSHSEVARALFHHQSA, from the exons ATGAATATCTGTGGCTACAAG AGAAAATTTGAGGCTATAGTCTCCCCAGCAGACACTACAAGCCAGCTTTCTCCATGCACTCCTGCACAGTGGCTCCAAACTGTCATTTGTTCACTTCCTGCAAAACCATCTGCAGAATTGGAGAGGTTCATGTCATCATGTGATGGGAATGTAACTGATAAGGTGATATGCAGGGCCAGCATAATATTGGCGGCCATATTTCCCAGGGGTTGTAATGGAAACCGATGTATGAGTTCTGGTTTGCATAATAGCAGCTTGATGAATAGTGGGTGGATAGAGCAGAGACAAGAGGAAGCTCTGAAATTATACTATAAGGTTTTGGAATCCATTTGTGAATCTGAAGCTCAAAAGCTGCAGGGAAGGAACTTGACCCAGCTGTTAACTAATGAGAGGTTCCACAGATGCATGCTAGCATGTTCAGCTGAACTGGTTTCAGCAGCTCATATGGGAGTTAGGATGCTGTTTCCTAGAGTATTGGAGAGAATTGGTATAACTGCATTTGATCTGAGCAGAGTGACTGAAAGTTTCATTAAACATGAAGGGTCACTTCCAAGAGAATTGAAGAGGTACCTGAATTCTATGGAAGAGCAAATGTTGGAGAGCATGGTATGGGGAAAAGGTTCCTCCTTATACAATTCTCTGATTGTTGCAAGACCATCCCTTGCTGAAGAAATACGTCGGCTCGGCCTACTCGCAAAGCCTATGCCATCACTGGATGCAATTGCTGCAGATAATCTTCTTTCATATGGAGGCTTGCCTCACCCACCTG GCCAGAATGGAAATGCTAGGTCTTCAGAGAAAGTATCCAGTGAACTACACAACTCCTCTGCATTACCAATGAAGGAACATTCACCTGCTCTTAATGATCAAAAGCCAAGGAAGCCACCACCATCACCCCCTCTGCTGTCTGCATTTGCCAG TCCAACACAGCCAAATCCAGGAGGCAGGGGCTCTACTTGCTTGGACACAGGGATTAAGCTGCTCTTTGAGAAG GTGGCAAAGTTAGCAGCAGTACGAATCAATCATCTGACTCTGAGGCTAAAACCGTTGCAGCCGATCAGAGAGATTGTCTATGGCTTATTTCATCGGATCCTAAATCAAAAAACTGCCCTTTGTTTCAACCGGCATGTTGACCAGATCATCCTCTGCTGTTTCTACATCATTGTAAAG GACTCTAAACTAGAACTGACCTTTAAGGAGATCAAAGACAGCTATGTGAAGCAACCACAACATGGACCTCAAGTGGTCAGCCATGTGTTTGTTAACAGGTCACCAGCACATGGGAATGGG AAAAACAGGGAGGATCACATTGATATTGTCGCATTTTACAATGAAATCTTCCTCTGGGCTGTAAAGCCTTTACTGGTTGAGGTTAGACCTGCCAAAGTGTCTGACCAAGCTCCTGATGAGGCTGCAAATAATGCTGATG ATGAGTGTCCCGGTTCACCTCGGATTTCTCCGTTTCCAAGCATTCCTGATTTATCTCCGAAGAAAGTCTCTCCCTCGCACAATGTCTACCTATCCTCACTGCAACCATCAAAG AAGGAAGCATTGATCTCAAGGGGTGCTAAAAGCTATTATGCCTGTTTTGGGGAGAGCACTCGTGCTTACCAGAGCCCCTCCAAAGATCTCACTACAATTAACAACTGTTTGCGCAG GCCAAAACTGAGACGCCGTCTGGATGTAGAGTTTGTTAGTCACTCTGAAGTGGCCAGGGCCCTCTTCCATCATCAATCAGCATGA
- the LOC100265199 gene encoding potassium transporter 4, with protein sequence MEPESGTSSRNPSQLSWVNLSRNLVLAYQSFGVVYGDLSTSPLYVYKSTFIGKLQNHQNEEAIFGAFSLIFWTLTLVPLLKYVFILLSADDNGEGGTFALYSLLCRHARFSLLPNQQAADEELSAYKYGPLTQAVGSSPLKRFLEKHKRLRTALLLVVLFGACMVIGDGVLTPAISVLSSVSGLQVTENKLTDGVVLLLACVILVGLFALQHFGTHRVAFIFAPVVIIWLLSIFCIGLYNTIRWNPKIVRAFSPLFIIKFFRETGKEGWISLGGILLSITGTEAMFADLGHFTAFSIRLAFAFVIYPCLVVQYMGQAAFLSKNIPSISSSFYDSIPDTVFWPVFIIATLAAIVGSQAVITATFSIIKQCHALGCFPRVKVVHTSRHIYGQIYIPEINWILMILTLAITIGFRDTTLIGNAYGLACVTVMFITTCLMTLVIVFVWQKSVLIAALFLLFFGFIEGVYLTAAFMKVPQGGWVPIVLSCIFMGIMYVWHYGTCKKYNFDLHNKVSLKWLLGLGPSLGIVRVPGIGLIYSELATGVPAIFSHFVTNLPAFHNVLVFVCVKSVPVPYVSPEERFLIGRVCPRPYRMYRCIVRYGYKDIQRDDGDFENLLVQSIAEFIQMEAEEPQFSTSESSSIDGRMAVISTRTIQSSSTLMATEQEGLGVSNSFQSSKSLSLPGLLSAYDDENPQIRRRRVRFQLPPNPGMDASVREELIDLIQAKEAGVAYIMGHSYVKARRSSSFLKKLVIDMGYSFLRKNCRGPAVALNIPHISLIEVGMIYYV encoded by the exons ATGGAGCCGGAATCTGGAACTTCCTCCCGAAACCCTTCCCAG CTTTCATGGGTGAATCTCTCCAGAAATCTAGTATTAGCTTACCAAAGCTTTGGTGTGGTATATGGAGACCTGAGCACTTCACCACTTTATGTTTATAAGAGCACATTTATAGGGAAGTTgcaaaatcatcaaaatgagGAAGCAATATTTGGCGCATTTTCCTTGATCTTTTGGACCCTTACATTGGTACCTTTGCTCAAGTATGTTTTCATCCTGTTGAGTGCAGATGATAATGGTGAAG GTGGGACATTTGCTCTTTACTCGCTGCTTTGTAGGCATGCCAGGTTTAGTTTACTTCCCAATCAACAAGCCGCTGATGAGGAGCTCTCTGCCTACAAATATGGTCCTTTAACACAGGCCGTGGGATCTTCTCCATTAAAGAGATTTCTTGAGAAGCACAAAAGGCTGCGAACTGCTTTACTTCTTGTTGTATTATTTGGTGCTTGCATGGTCATAGGTGACGGAGTGCTTACTCCTGCAATTTCAG TTCTATCATCAGTATCTGGCTTGCAAGTTacagaaaataaattaactgATG GTGTAGTCCTCTTGCTTGCCTGTGTCATATTGGTGGGATTGTTTGCTCTGCAGCATTTTGGTACCCACAGGGTAGCTTTTATATTTGCACCGGTAGTTATCATCTGGTTGCTATCAATTTTTTGCATTGGGCTCTACAACACTATACGTTGGAACCCAAAAATTGTGCGCGCATTTTCCCCACTTTTTATCATCAAGTTCTTTAGAGAGACTGGTAAAGAGGGCTGGATTTCCCTGGGAGGGATCCTCCTTTCTATTACAG GTACTGAAGCTATGTTTGCTGATCTTGGTCATTTCACTGCCTTTTCGATAAGG CTTGCATTTGCATTTGTTATATACCCCTGTTTGGTAGTACAGTATATGGGTCAGGCTGCTTTCCTGTCTAAGAACATCCCCTCCATTAGTTCCAGCTTCTATGACTCAATACCTG ACACTGTTTTTTGGCCTGTCTTCATTATTGCCACACTTGCAGCTATTGTTGGCAGTCAGGCCGTTATCACTGCTACCTTCTCCATAATTAAACAATGCCATGCACTTGGTTGCTTTCCACGAGTCAAAGTTGTCCACACCTCAAGACATATCTATGGGCAGATCTATATCCCAGAGATAAACTGGATCCTTATGATCCTTACTCTTGCTATTACTATTGGATTTCGAGACACGACCTTAATAGGGAATGCTTATG GTCTTGCTTGTGTGACAGTTATGTTCATCACCACTTGTCTCATGACACTGGTCATAGTCTTTGTTTGGCAGAAAAGTGTTCTAATAGCTGCCCTGTTCCTTCTCTTCTTCGGGTTCATTGAGGGTGTCTACCTAACTGCGGCATTCATGAAGGTTCCTCAGGGTGGATGGGTCCCTATTGTGCTCTCATGCATCTTCATGGGTATTATGTATGTCTGGCATTATGGGACTTGTAAGAAGTACAACTTCGATCTGCACAATAAAGTCTCTCTAAAATGGTTGCTTGGCCTAGGTCCCAGCCTTGGCATCGTTCGTGTGCCTGGAATAGGCCTTATATACTCAGAATTGGCAACGGGTGTTCCTGCAATCTTTTCTCACTTTGTAACAAATCTCCCTGCATTTCATAACGTGTTAGTTTTTGTTTGTGTAAAATCGGTTCCAGTCCCCTATGTCTCACCTGAGGAGCGCTTCCTCATTGGACGAGTTTGCCCAAGACCATACCGTATGTACCGGTGCATTGTCAGGTATGGGTACAAGGACATCCAACGTGATGATGGAGACTTTGAGAACCTGCTTGTCCAAAGCATTGCTGAGTTCATCCAAATGGAAGCAGAAGAACCCCAGTTTTCAACCTCGGAGAGTTCATCAATTGATGGGAGGATGGCAGTTATAAGCACTAGAACGATTCAGTCCAGCTCAACCTTAATGGCAACTGAGCAAGAGGGCTTAGGTGTGAGCAACTCCTTCCAAAGCAGCAAATCTTTAAGCCTCCCCGGTTTGCTATCTGCTTATGATGATGAGAACCCACAGATTCGGAGGCGCCGAGTGAGGTTCCAGTTGCCACCAAACCCTGGGATGGATGCTTCAGTAAGGGAAGAGCTGATCGACTTGATCCAAGCCAAGGAGGCGGGGGTTGCTTATATAATGGGTCACTCATATGTGAAGGCCAGGAGATCTTCCTCATTCTTGAAAAAGCTTGTGATTGATATGGGATACTCGTTTCTCAGGAAGAACTGCAGGGGCCCAGCTGTCGCGCTTAACATTCCTCACATCAGCCTTATTGAAGTTGGCATGATATATTACGTGTAG
- the LOC100261814 gene encoding retinoblastoma-related protein-like isoform X1: protein MESKVSLLLKHEKVAFQFSGDTMNICGYKRKFEAIVSPADTTSQLSPCTPAQWLQTVICSLPAKPSAELERFMSSCDGNVTDKVICRASIILAAIFPRGCNGNRCMSSGLHNSSLMNSGWIEQRQEEALKLYYKVLESICESEAQKLQGRNLTQLLTNERFHRCMLACSAELVSAAHMGVRMLFPRVLERIGITAFDLSRVTESFIKHEGSLPRELKRYLNSMEEQMLESMVWGKGSSLYNSLIVARPSLAEEIRRLGLLAKPMPSLDAIAADNLLSYGGLPHPPGQNGNARSSEKVSSELHNSSALPMKEHSPALNDQKPRKPPPSPPLLSAFASPTQPNPGGRGSTCLDTGIKLLFEKVAKLAAVRINHLTLRLKPLQPIREIVYGLFHRILNQKTALCFNRHVDQIILCCFYIIVKDSKLELTFKEIKDSYVKQPQHGPQVVSHVFVNRSPAHGNGKNREDHIDIVAFYNEIFLWAVKPLLVEVRPAKVSDQAPDEAANNADDECPGSPRISPFPSIPDLSPKKVSPSHNVYLSSLQPSKKEALISRGAKSYYACFGESTRAYQSPSKDLTTINNCLRSRPKLRRRLDVEFVSHSEVARALFHHQSA, encoded by the exons ATGGAATCAAAAGTCTCTTTGCTACTAAAGCATGAAAAG GTAGCTTTTCAGTTTTCAGGAGATACCATGAATATCTGTGGCTACAAG AGAAAATTTGAGGCTATAGTCTCCCCAGCAGACACTACAAGCCAGCTTTCTCCATGCACTCCTGCACAGTGGCTCCAAACTGTCATTTGTTCACTTCCTGCAAAACCATCTGCAGAATTGGAGAGGTTCATGTCATCATGTGATGGGAATGTAACTGATAAGGTGATATGCAGGGCCAGCATAATATTGGCGGCCATATTTCCCAGGGGTTGTAATGGAAACCGATGTATGAGTTCTGGTTTGCATAATAGCAGCTTGATGAATAGTGGGTGGATAGAGCAGAGACAAGAGGAAGCTCTGAAATTATACTATAAGGTTTTGGAATCCATTTGTGAATCTGAAGCTCAAAAGCTGCAGGGAAGGAACTTGACCCAGCTGTTAACTAATGAGAGGTTCCACAGATGCATGCTAGCATGTTCAGCTGAACTGGTTTCAGCAGCTCATATGGGAGTTAGGATGCTGTTTCCTAGAGTATTGGAGAGAATTGGTATAACTGCATTTGATCTGAGCAGAGTGACTGAAAGTTTCATTAAACATGAAGGGTCACTTCCAAGAGAATTGAAGAGGTACCTGAATTCTATGGAAGAGCAAATGTTGGAGAGCATGGTATGGGGAAAAGGTTCCTCCTTATACAATTCTCTGATTGTTGCAAGACCATCCCTTGCTGAAGAAATACGTCGGCTCGGCCTACTCGCAAAGCCTATGCCATCACTGGATGCAATTGCTGCAGATAATCTTCTTTCATATGGAGGCTTGCCTCACCCACCTG GCCAGAATGGAAATGCTAGGTCTTCAGAGAAAGTATCCAGTGAACTACACAACTCCTCTGCATTACCAATGAAGGAACATTCACCTGCTCTTAATGATCAAAAGCCAAGGAAGCCACCACCATCACCCCCTCTGCTGTCTGCATTTGCCAG TCCAACACAGCCAAATCCAGGAGGCAGGGGCTCTACTTGCTTGGACACAGGGATTAAGCTGCTCTTTGAGAAG GTGGCAAAGTTAGCAGCAGTACGAATCAATCATCTGACTCTGAGGCTAAAACCGTTGCAGCCGATCAGAGAGATTGTCTATGGCTTATTTCATCGGATCCTAAATCAAAAAACTGCCCTTTGTTTCAACCGGCATGTTGACCAGATCATCCTCTGCTGTTTCTACATCATTGTAAAG GACTCTAAACTAGAACTGACCTTTAAGGAGATCAAAGACAGCTATGTGAAGCAACCACAACATGGACCTCAAGTGGTCAGCCATGTGTTTGTTAACAGGTCACCAGCACATGGGAATGGG AAAAACAGGGAGGATCACATTGATATTGTCGCATTTTACAATGAAATCTTCCTCTGGGCTGTAAAGCCTTTACTGGTTGAGGTTAGACCTGCCAAAGTGTCTGACCAAGCTCCTGATGAGGCTGCAAATAATGCTGATG ATGAGTGTCCCGGTTCACCTCGGATTTCTCCGTTTCCAAGCATTCCTGATTTATCTCCGAAGAAAGTCTCTCCCTCGCACAATGTCTACCTATCCTCACTGCAACCATCAAAG AAGGAAGCATTGATCTCAAGGGGTGCTAAAAGCTATTATGCCTGTTTTGGGGAGAGCACTCGTGCTTACCAGAGCCCCTCCAAAGATCTCACTACAATTAACAACTGTTTGCGCAG CAGGCCAAAACTGAGACGCCGTCTGGATGTAGAGTTTGTTAGTCACTCTGAAGTGGCCAGGGCCCTCTTCCATCATCAATCAGCATGA
- the LOC100261814 gene encoding retinoblastoma-related protein isoform X2 — protein MESKVSLLLKHEKVAFQFSGDTMNICGYKRKFEAIVSPADTTSQLSPCTPAQWLQTVICSLPAKPSAELERFMSSCDGNVTDKVICRASIILAAIFPRGCNGNRCMSSGLHNSSLMNSGWIEQRQEEALKLYYKVLESICESEAQKLQGRNLTQLLTNERFHRCMLACSAELVSAAHMGVRMLFPRVLERIGITAFDLSRVTESFIKHEGSLPRELKRYLNSMEEQMLESMVWGKGSSLYNSLIVARPSLAEEIRRLGLLAKPMPSLDAIAADNLLSYGGLPHPPGQNGNARSSEKVSSELHNSSALPMKEHSPALNDQKPRKPPPSPPLLSAFASPTQPNPGGRGSTCLDTGIKLLFEKVAKLAAVRINHLTLRLKPLQPIREIVYGLFHRILNQKTALCFNRHVDQIILCCFYIIVKDSKLELTFKEIKDSYVKQPQHGPQVVSHVFVNRSPAHGNGKNREDHIDIVAFYNEIFLWAVKPLLVEVRPAKVSDQAPDEAANNADDECPGSPRISPFPSIPDLSPKKVSPSHNVYLSSLQPSKKEALISRGAKSYYACFGESTRAYQSPSKDLTTINNCLRRPKLRRRLDVEFVSHSEVARALFHHQSA, from the exons ATGGAATCAAAAGTCTCTTTGCTACTAAAGCATGAAAAG GTAGCTTTTCAGTTTTCAGGAGATACCATGAATATCTGTGGCTACAAG AGAAAATTTGAGGCTATAGTCTCCCCAGCAGACACTACAAGCCAGCTTTCTCCATGCACTCCTGCACAGTGGCTCCAAACTGTCATTTGTTCACTTCCTGCAAAACCATCTGCAGAATTGGAGAGGTTCATGTCATCATGTGATGGGAATGTAACTGATAAGGTGATATGCAGGGCCAGCATAATATTGGCGGCCATATTTCCCAGGGGTTGTAATGGAAACCGATGTATGAGTTCTGGTTTGCATAATAGCAGCTTGATGAATAGTGGGTGGATAGAGCAGAGACAAGAGGAAGCTCTGAAATTATACTATAAGGTTTTGGAATCCATTTGTGAATCTGAAGCTCAAAAGCTGCAGGGAAGGAACTTGACCCAGCTGTTAACTAATGAGAGGTTCCACAGATGCATGCTAGCATGTTCAGCTGAACTGGTTTCAGCAGCTCATATGGGAGTTAGGATGCTGTTTCCTAGAGTATTGGAGAGAATTGGTATAACTGCATTTGATCTGAGCAGAGTGACTGAAAGTTTCATTAAACATGAAGGGTCACTTCCAAGAGAATTGAAGAGGTACCTGAATTCTATGGAAGAGCAAATGTTGGAGAGCATGGTATGGGGAAAAGGTTCCTCCTTATACAATTCTCTGATTGTTGCAAGACCATCCCTTGCTGAAGAAATACGTCGGCTCGGCCTACTCGCAAAGCCTATGCCATCACTGGATGCAATTGCTGCAGATAATCTTCTTTCATATGGAGGCTTGCCTCACCCACCTG GCCAGAATGGAAATGCTAGGTCTTCAGAGAAAGTATCCAGTGAACTACACAACTCCTCTGCATTACCAATGAAGGAACATTCACCTGCTCTTAATGATCAAAAGCCAAGGAAGCCACCACCATCACCCCCTCTGCTGTCTGCATTTGCCAG TCCAACACAGCCAAATCCAGGAGGCAGGGGCTCTACTTGCTTGGACACAGGGATTAAGCTGCTCTTTGAGAAG GTGGCAAAGTTAGCAGCAGTACGAATCAATCATCTGACTCTGAGGCTAAAACCGTTGCAGCCGATCAGAGAGATTGTCTATGGCTTATTTCATCGGATCCTAAATCAAAAAACTGCCCTTTGTTTCAACCGGCATGTTGACCAGATCATCCTCTGCTGTTTCTACATCATTGTAAAG GACTCTAAACTAGAACTGACCTTTAAGGAGATCAAAGACAGCTATGTGAAGCAACCACAACATGGACCTCAAGTGGTCAGCCATGTGTTTGTTAACAGGTCACCAGCACATGGGAATGGG AAAAACAGGGAGGATCACATTGATATTGTCGCATTTTACAATGAAATCTTCCTCTGGGCTGTAAAGCCTTTACTGGTTGAGGTTAGACCTGCCAAAGTGTCTGACCAAGCTCCTGATGAGGCTGCAAATAATGCTGATG ATGAGTGTCCCGGTTCACCTCGGATTTCTCCGTTTCCAAGCATTCCTGATTTATCTCCGAAGAAAGTCTCTCCCTCGCACAATGTCTACCTATCCTCACTGCAACCATCAAAG AAGGAAGCATTGATCTCAAGGGGTGCTAAAAGCTATTATGCCTGTTTTGGGGAGAGCACTCGTGCTTACCAGAGCCCCTCCAAAGATCTCACTACAATTAACAACTGTTTGCGCAG GCCAAAACTGAGACGCCGTCTGGATGTAGAGTTTGTTAGTCACTCTGAAGTGGCCAGGGCCCTCTTCCATCATCAATCAGCATGA
- the LOC100259996 gene encoding uncharacterized protein LOC100259996 — METCSRILNFDQISFNNILGCASELKCNEQGTFHIPPVSAPREVLCPEPHRSTRVPFMLDNLNRPNCKAKRNLPSLRGDPSLDIFNLFLATDDMVDELDTGSCQMDLLSCSPPVRTNNPLVHDVQFNRQTLILDSPSGNTHGGKYPLAREVGVPAHETATAEKPMVRIEGFACRGSKSQCISARA; from the exons ATGGAAACTTGCTCAAGAATCCTTAACTTTGACcaaatatcttttaataatattcTGGGTTGTGCTTCAGAATTGAAATGCAATGAGCAGGGAACTTTCCATATACCACCAGTATCTGCCCCAAGGGAAGTCCTATGCCCAGAGCCCCATCGCTCTACCAGGGTTCCATTTATGTTGGATAACCTCAACAGACCAAACTGCAAGGCTAAAAG GAACTTGCCTTCCCTTAGGGGTGACCCCAGTCTTGACATCTTCAATCTGTTTTTAGCCACG GATGACATGGTAGATGAATTGGATACTGGTAGCTGCCAAATGGATTTACTCAGCTGTTCACCTCCAGTGCGCACAAACAACCCACTTGTCCATGATGTACAGTTCAATCGTCAGACCCTAATCCTTGATTCTCCATCTGGAAATACCCATGGAGGGAAATATCCCCTGGCAAGAGAAGTCGGAGTTCCAGCTCATGAGACAGCAACTGCAGAGAAACCAATGGTACGAATTGAGGGTTTTGCTTGTAGGGGTTCCAAGTCTCAATGCATTTCTGCCCGTGCATAG